Within Sphingobium sp. KCTC 72723, the genomic segment GAGATCCGTGACGATCCCTATTTGCGACTGCGCGGCGACACGACGCGCGAAGACCCCGTTTTGAACCGTGTCCGCCGCACCAGTCGCATGGTTGAAAATACCGACAAGGGTGTGCCGGTTCTCGATCGTCAACGGCGGTTTTACGATCCGGTCGGAGTAGCTCTAGGCTCCTTCATCCTGTTTCCAGCGATCACGGCCACCTCAAATTACACCAACAACGTTTTCAGGCAGTCCAACGAGCGATCGGACGGCTATCTGTCCACACGAGCCGAAAGCGTTCTGCGCTCCAATTGGTCGAGGCATGCCTTGACTGTCGATGGGTTTGTACAGAAGGATCTGCACGCCGAATATACGACCGAGAATAATTTTACCTATCGTGCGCGAGCAACCGGCAGGACTGATATTCTGGGCAGCGATTCGATCAACATGCAGTTGCTGCATGAACGTGTCGTGCAGGATCGTGGTGGCACCGGCGATATCATTGTAACGCGCAAGCCTATTCGGCATGATCACACGCTTGCGGAACTGGGCGCAAAGATCGGCGGCCGTGGGCGTTTTATCGGCAAGGCTGTCGTCCGCTACAGCAATAATTCCTATAGCAACAGCGTATCTCCCGAAGGCCTGCCTCTCGTTCAACGTTTCCGGGACAATGAAGAATATGGAATTACCGGTCAGTTGGGCTATCAGCTCGCGGCCTCACGGTCTCTTTTCATATCGCTCGGTCAGAATATGCGGCGGTTCTCTGTTGATCTTGGTGCTAGCCGTGATGTCGATACGCTCGAAATACTCGGAGGAATAGAAGGCGATGTGACCCCCGTCATTCAGGGCCGATTTGGTGTCGGCTATTTGCGTGCAAAGTTTGTTAGCGCCAACTTCAACAGCCAGGGTGGCTATGGCATCGATGCGCAATTGGATTTTCTGGTGACCGAACTCACAACGGTGAACTTTACGGCCCGTCGCTCGCTCAGAAATGTCGCAGGCGTCAATTCCTCGGCAGCGTTCACGACGATCTTTAAAATAGGTATTGACCATGAACTTTTACGCAATGTGATTATCTCGCCGTCCATCGCCTATGAGACGGCCAACTACACCGACAGCGATCGGTCAGCAAAACTGTTCAATGGCAACCTTGGAGCGCGCTGGTTTATAAGCCCGCGGTTCCGGGCCAATGCTTCTGCCGAGTTTCGCAAGCGGAATGCTGACGGGTTCGCAGCCAATCGGGACTTTTCTTCCATAGATCTCGCTGCCGGTCTCACATGGCAGCTTTAAATAGCCGATAGACGCAAGATCATTTTGATACAGCAGCGCAATATCCTCAAGCGGCCATCGGCCAATCGGGGTGGTGCGTTTCTGTTCGCATGGCCGGGCGTTGAAGCATGCCTGCATTTATGAAATAGTCGTACCCATGTGCACATGATCACGGCTGTGTACGAAAATAAACGGATAAGGCTGCATAAATGGTGGATAAATCAGGCACCTTTCGTGCCCTTATAACCTTGTCGCGCTTCTTGCCTACAAAGCGCCTGCGCCAACTGCAGCTGGTCATGGCGCTGATGTTCGTTGGCGCTTTTGCAGAAACAATGACCATAGGCGCGATCGCACCATTTCTTGGGCTGATTACAAGGCCGGACCTCGTGGCCCAGACGCCAATCGTCGCCAAGGTCATGGTTCTGATGGGTTGGACAGATCCCACCGATCTCATCGTGCCTCTTGCGATCGGTTTTTGCATCGTTGTCTTCGTGTGCGGGGTGGTGCGCGTTGTCCTTGCATATGTGAACAATAAATTCTCGCACCGAATCGGTTATGATCTTGGTGTCCAAGTATATTCCGGCGCGCTCCACAAGCCATATAGCGATCATGTTCTGGACAATAGCAGCAACGCTATCTCGGGCATGAACAAGGTAACGCAGGTGGTAAACAACGTCATCAAGCCCTTGATGATAGGGACTTCCTCGCTCATTATTGCCCTGTTCATCATCGCGGCGATGATGCTCGTAAATTTTAAGGTCGCATTGACCGCTGCCGGGCTATTTGGTGGCATTTATTTCATCGTGACCCTGTTTACTAGGCAGCCCTTGCGGCGCAATAGCGTCAAAATAGCGCAGAGCCAGACGCGCCGTTTCCAGGTTTTGCAGGAAGGCATTGGCGGGATCCGCGATGTGATCCTTGACCATGCGCAGGCTGTTTACATTCGCAAGTTCAAGATTGTCGACACCACATTCAAAAACGCCCAGGCCATGAATGCCTTCATGGGTGCAGCGCCGCGCTATGTCATCGAATCGACAGGCATGATTGGCATGGTGCTTTTTGCGACCTATGTCAGCGGCACACCGGGCGGACTGATCGCCGCAATCCCGGTGCTTGGCGCATTAGCCTTGGGCGCACAGCGGCTGATGCCGCTTTTGCAGCAGATTTTCCTGACATGGTCGCAGGTGCTGGGAACCCACCAGGAGCTCCATGACGTCATCGACCTTCTGCAGAAGAGCCCGGTGCCCCCACGCAAGACCGAACCCACGCGACGCATGTCGTTTGAGCAGGCTATCACGTTTAACGGCCTGTCCTTTCGCTATACTGCCGATGGTCCCATGGTCCTCGACGCCGTCGATCTTAAGATCCCCAAAGGCGCCCGAATAGGCTTCATCGGCAAGACAGGAAGCGGCAAGAGCACGCTCATCGATCTTGTGATGGGTCTGCTGGAGCCTACCAAAGGCACGATTGCCATTGATGGTGTTGCGCTTGATTCTTCCAACCGTGCAGCCTGGCAGCGCAATATTGCACACGTCCCGCAGACCATTTTTCTGGTGGACGACAGCATCGCTGCAAACATTGCATTCGGGAAGGAATACCCCGACATCGACATGACCGCTGTTGCGCGGGCATCGCTACAGGCGGAATTGGCCGAGCATATTGAAAGCCAGCCGCTGGGATATGACGCCAAGGTCGGTGAACGTGGCATACGTCTCTCGGGGGGGCAACGTCAGCGGATCGGTATAGCACGCGCATTGTACAAGCAGGCCGACGTTCTTGTCCTCGACGAAGCGACAAGTGCGCTCGACAGCGCTACGGAAGCCGCAGTGATGACCGCAATCAACGCGCTTAGCCGCGATCTTACGATTCTTGTGATCGCCCACAGGCTGACGACTCTGGCCTTTTGCGATACAATCATCGAGCTCGATGGCGGAAGGATTGCGCGTATCGGCTCATATGCCGACATCGTGCTGTCGCGTGCGAACGCAGACCAAGTGGAGACCTGATCGACCCTGTTCACGTCAGACCTATAAATCGTCCAGGAAGCGGTCCAGATCGTCTGCAACCCTGTCCCAGGCAAAGCCACGCAGGTCCGGCGCCTTTGGACGCGGTGTCGTGCGAAACCAATGAAGGGAGTCATCGAGTATCTCAGGCGAGAGCTTGCCGGGATACAGATAGACCCACTGGCTGCCTACCATATCGCGCAGTTCGCCAAGCCCCCCAATATCGGGCGCAAGTATCGGTCTGTTACGAGACAGCGCGAGCAGCGCAGCGCCGCTGTTGAGGATGTTCTCATAGGGAATGATGAAAAGATCGCAGGCATCGACAGCAGCGAGGATGTCTTCTTCCTCAAGCAGCGTGGACGGTGCCTCGAGCGTTACTGCAGGAAGAGCACGCACCTTGTTGTGCAGCATGTCTACATATTGGCGGTCACAGTCTTTTCCCAGGATACGTAACCGGGCTTGCTCAGGCAACTGGCGCTGCATGGCGTCGATTGCCAGTTCAAAATTCTTATACGGTTTGAGGAGGCCGCAGCCAAGCAGTCTGACAGGACTTGAATCTGCAATTGCCACACAGGGGAGCGGCGGTTTCGCATTGTCGTAGCGTCCGTGCACCGTGATGAGCTGCCTTGTTTGAGGCTTCACGTCATAGGTCGTATTGATGATATCCCATCCCGCCTGACACAGGTGGACGATGCCATCAAGCTGGTTAACAAACGCTGCGCTCCCGGGATCGCGCCGCGTAGCGCCATGCGGCGTGGCATTATGCGCGATCCAGACGAACTTTGTGCCAAACACCCTTTTGACAACGCGCATTTTAAGCAGCTTGCGGCGCGATTCATCGTTGCGGCGCGGATCGAAAAAACAATCGGGCCAATGAAACATCACGACGTCAGCCAGCGCCATCTGCAGAAAATTCCAGCGCCCATCGCTCACGCGGCGCCCCTTGCTCGCTATTGCATCAGAAAAGGATTGGACAAACGCATTAGAGGGAAGGACCGCTGGCGTTATCGACATCCTGCAATTGCGCTGTTTGCCGCTCATCGCACAGGCGGCACCATTGCGCGCGCAGGCGCAGGGGATCGTCTTGAACCTACAGACGGCACAGCGTCACCAAATATGGGTGCGATAAAGGCATGACGTTACAACAAGCGTGACCCGTTCGCGTTCCGCTTGGGCGTTCAAGGGCAGATCCAGTGCATGGATACCTACAGTAGCATTCCGCTGGTGTAAGTCAAATTTGCGCCGCACGATAGCGTCGGTGCGGCGAACTGAAGCGCCCCGGGTTTTCAGGAGGCAGTTTTCATTGGGCTATGCAGCCATATCGAGGTTCTCGAGGGCTGCATAGTAATTGTCTTCGGCCTCAGCGGGCGGGATGTGCCCGATAGGGCCGAAGAGCCGGTGATTGTTGTACCAATCGACCCAGCGCAGCGTTGCCATTTCCACGGCCGAAACGCTTGGCCATGATCGCTGCCGCCAGATGACCTCGGCCTTGTAAAGGCCGTTGATCGTCTCGGCTAAGGCGTTGTCGTAGGAATCACCGACGCTGCCGACCGAGGGGACGAGTTTGGCCTCGGCCAAGCGCTGGGTATAGTTCATCGCAAGATATTGAACTCCCCTATCGCTATGGTGGATCAGTCCATCATCGGGATCTGGCCTGCGGGCATGAATCGCCTGCTCCAGGGCATCCAGAACGAAGCTGGCAGTGGCTGACGTGCTGACCTTCCATCCGACAATCCGCCGGGCAAAAGCATCAATCACGAAGGCGACATAGACGAAGCCTGCCCAAGTATGCACGTAGGTGAAATCGACGACCCACAGGGCGTTTGGCCGGCTGACGCGAAATGCCCGATTGACCTTGTCCAGCGGACACGGCGCCTTCGGGTTGCTGATGGTGGTGATCGTCTTCTTCCCACGATGGACGCCTGCCAGCCCCATGGCGCGCATTAATCGTTCCACCGTGCATTTCGCCACCATGATGCCTTCACGCCGCATCTGGTGCCAGACCTTGCGTGCGCCATAGAGACCGAAGCTGGCCTCATGGACCCGCTTTATCTGCTCCCTGATCTCGTCATTGGACTTGTAACGGATTTGCGCCGGTCACCTGAGCGATTAGAGCTCGCAACAGGAGACCGACGAGATGATCAAGCATACAGAAGAGTTCAAGCAGGAGGCGGTGCGGATTGCGCTGAACAGCGGATTACCCCGCGACCGGGTTGCATCGGATTTGGGGATTGGGAAGTCGACGCTGGGCAAATGGGTGTCACATTATCGGCCATCTGACCTGGTGGTAGCGCCGCAGGCAGATCTGGCGCGTGAGAATGAACGCCTTCGCCTTGAGAACCGTGTGCTGCGGGAGGAGAGGGAAGTGCTAAAAAACCGTCGCCGGCTGAGCCCGCCTGTGCGCGGTAGAAACGGGTCGTGCTATGGTGCGGTCGGGAGGGTCGCGGCCGATGGCTTATTGGAGGCATGATACCCCGTTAAAAAACGTGGCCCGTGGGTGTTTGCGTACTTGAGAGTGGTGACGCCGTCTTGCGGCGATCCCGGTTAGGAAGATGACGTTTAGCATCGCCCATACCCTCCTGTTTTGAAGGAGGACTTGGAATGGAACGATCAAAATCCGGCGCGTTGTCTATGGTCAATCCACGCGCCGCTGCCATCGACATCGGGTCGACTATGCATATGGCGGCCATAAATCCGAACGCCGACGATAATCCGGTACGAGCGTTTGGCACATTCACCGGCGATCTCCATGATATGGCCCGCTGGTTCAAGACATATGGCGTCACTACTGTCGCGATGGAATCGACCGGTGTTTACTGGATTCCGGCCTATGAAGTGCTTGAAGGACACGGCTTTGAGGTGATCCTGGTCAATGCGCGATATGCCAAGAATGTACCGGGTCGCAAAACCGACGTCAGTGACGCTGCATGGTTGCAACGCCTGCACAGCTACGGGCTGCTGCGGGGGAGTTTCCGTCCCGAGGCGGGCGTGGCGACTATGCGTGCCTATCTGCGGCAGCGCGAGCGGCTGATCGAATATGCTGCCTCACATATTCAGCACATGCAGAAGGCGCTGATGGAAATGAATGTGCAACTCCATCACGTCGTCTCCGACATTACCGGCGTGACAGGAATGCGGATAATCAGGGCCATTGTGAGCGGGGAACGTACGCCCAGCATGCTGGCACAAATGCGCGACGTCCGCTGCCACGCGACTATTGAGACCATCTGTGCGGCATTATCGGGGAACTGGCGCGACGAACATATCTTCGCGCTTGGCCAGTCTCTGGCCCTGTTCGACTTCTACCAAACCAAAGTTCTCGAATGTGATCGAAAGCTTGAGATCGCACTCAAGGCGCTCGAAATCAACGAGGGACATGATGTTCGCCAACTCCCAAAAGTCCGGACCAAAAGGCGACAGGTGAACACGCCCGACTTCGAGGTCCGGTCAGCGCTCTATCGCGTGCTGGGCGTCGACCTGACACAGATCCACGGAATCGGCCCTTCGCTCGCGCTCAAACTGGTTGGCGAGTGCGGCACCGATCTTGCCGCATGGCCCAGTTCGAAGCATTTTACGTCCTGGTTGTGCCTGGCACCAGGCAACAAGATATCGGGGGGTAAGTTGCTGTCGTCCAAAACCCGACGATCTTCGAGCCGCGCTGCAGCACTCCTGCGTCTGGCCGCAACCACCATCGGTCGAAGTGACACCGCGCTGGGCGCTTTTTACCGAAGGCTGTCGGCGCGCGCTGGAAAAGCAAAAGCGGTCACCGCAACCGCACGCAAAATCGCCGTGCTGTTCTATAACAGCCTGCGCCACGGCATGGCGTATCATGATCCCGGCGCCTCACAATATGAGGAGCGCTATCGCAGTCGGGTGATCGGAAATCTGCAGCGCCGCGCCAAGGCCTTCGGCTTCATCCTGCACGAAATGCCTGGGGAGCCTGATATGGCTGTTTCTTAGGAAGGCCACGCAGTTCTTCGCGAGCCAAAGGCCGTGAAGTTCGCGTTTGTGCATAGCTGGCGACACCGTTGGCCCGTTGAACTGCTCTGCCGTGTCATGGATGTCAGTGAACGCGGCTATCGTTCCTGGCGCTCGCGCCCGATCAGTCGGCGGGAGCGGACAGATATGAAAGTGCTGGCCCATATCAGGGAACAGTACAGCCTCAGCCTCGGTAGCTATGGTCGTCCGAGGATGACCATGGAACTCAAAGAGGTTGGGCTCGACGTTGGCGAGCGCCGGGTCGGGCGGCTGATGAAGATCAACGGGATCAAGCCAGTCCGCACGCGCAAGCACAAGGTTACGACGGATAGCCACCATCGACTGGGGGTCGCAGCGAACTGGCTGGACGGCGATTTTGCCGCCGATGCGCCCAACCGTAAATGGGCCGGCGACATCACCTATATCCGGACGTCAGAAGGCTGGCTCTACCTTGCCGTCATTCTCGACCTGCATAGCCGTCGCGTCGTGGGCTGGGCAGTCAGCGACAGGATGAAGAAAGACTTGGCGATCAGGGCGCTGGATATGGCGGTGCGCCTGCGCCAGCCTCCCAAGGGCTGCCTTTTCCATTCGGATCGCGGCAGCCAATATTGCTCTTACGACTATCAAAAAAAGCTGCAGGCCTATGGCCTGCGTCCATCGATGAGCGGCAAGGGAAATTGCTACGACAATGCGTCCGTCGAGACCTTCTTCAAATCCCTGAAGGCCGAACTCATCTGGCGGCAGAGCTGGCCAACGCGGCGTCAGGCAGAAGCCGCCATCTTTCAGTACATCAACGGGTTCTACAACACCCGTCGCCGACATTCATATCTGGGCGGCATCAGCCCGCTCGCCTTCGAAGCCAAGGTGGCTTAATGAGATAGGTGACCGGCACAAAACCGTTACAAGTCCAGTCTGCACCAGCCCCTCAATAGCCAGCGTGATCGGCTCGAGGCCGAAGGCATCCCCTTGAGCCTCTCGACGCTCGCGGATCAGATCGGCGCGATCTGCGTGGCGGTGAAACCCCTGTTCCTGCTGCTGGAGGCTCATGGGCTCGCCGCTGACCGCCTGCATGCCGACGACACCACCGTTCCACTTCTGGCCAAACTGAAAACCAGCGTGGCGCGGATATGGGACTATGTGCGCGACGATCGCCCGTTCGGCGGCCCGGCGCCGCCAGTGGCGCTGTGCTACTACTCCAGCGATCGCAGGGGCGAGCATCCGCGCGCCCACCTGGCCGGCTATACCGGTATTCTCCAGGTCGACAGATATGCCGGCTTCAATGCCCTGTTCGCGGAAGGCTGGGCGGATAAGCCCATGACGCGCGCAAATTGCTGGGTTCATGCACGCCGGGAATTCTTCAAGCTCGTCGACATCCGGCAGCAGCTCAAGCGCAACAAGAAAAAGGGCACCGCGCCGCTCATCTCGCCGCTGGCGACCGAGGCGCTCGAGATCATCGACCGGCTCTTTGCCATCGAGCGCGACATCAACGGCAAGCCTGCCGCCGAGCGCCTGGCCGTTCGCCAGGAACTGTCGGCTCCGATCGTTACCGAACTGGAGGCCTGGATGCGCGAGACGCGCAGCAAGCTCTCTCGTCACGATGCCGTGGCCAAGGCCATCGCCTACCTTCAGAACGACTGGGCGGGCTTCACCACATTCCTCGCCGATGGCCGGATATGCCTCTCGAACAACGCCGCGGAACGCCAGCTGCGCAGCGTTGCCCGGGGAAGAAAAGCCTGGTTGTTTGTGGGCTCAGACCGCGGCGGCCAGCGCGCCGCGATGATGTTCAGCCTGTTCGGCACGGCTCGGCTCAACGACGTTGATCCGCTCGCCTGGTTCACCGACGTCCTCGCCCGGATCGCCGACATCCCACAGAACCGCCTTCACGAACTCCTCCCTTGGCATTGGAAAGCTGCTCAGCAGCAGGCCGCCGAAGAAATCGCCGCCTAAACCCCCGCACCGCGACAACTCGCGGCGGCTATCGGATGCGTACCGTAATATGGATGCCAGCGATAATGAAACTCTACCATCTGCCCGACATGGGCAGAATGACCCTGCGATGGCAAGAGGAAGAAAAGCTTGGTTGTTCGTCGGTTCTGACCGTGGCGGTGAGCGCGCCGCAATGATGTACACCCTCATCGCCACTTGCAAACTCAACGATGTCGATCCCCTCGTCTGGCTAACCGACGTGCTCACGCGGATCGCCGACATATCCCAGAACCGCCTCCATGAGTTGCTGCCATGGACCTGGAAACACCTGCGCGAAAAGATCGATACCGCTCAGGCGGCCTGATTTGCCAGCAGCGTAAACCCGATCTCACAGGAATATCGGTAGCGATACTCCTATGAGGTCTTACCTCAAAAATGCTGCGCGCCTGCGGTCCACACCGGATGCGTACCTCCGGACTGCCCGAAAATGATCGCTTTGAGCCGCTCGAAGTTGCACGCCGCACGCCGTTTCATGTCATCCGCGGTGTCTGGCGTAGGTCCGTTTGCGACAGCCAGAGCCAGCGCCTGCGCCATACTGTCTGCAGACAGATGCGACACATCCAAAGTAAGGTCGGCACCCAGCTTGGGCCCATAATAGTCCTTCATGATGCCCCAGGCTTTGCGCGAATAGGCTATGGATACCGTCGGCAAACCCTGTGACATGGAAGCAATTGTGGCGTGAGTGCGGGCACCGATCAGCGCCTCGCACTTTCCTATCACGCCCTTGTAGTCTGACGCCGTCAGTGTGGGTAGAGCGAGCAACAGATTGTCTCGCGGACGCTTGACGCGTTTCAACACTTCACGACATGCATAGATATCGTTGTTCTTGGCGGCCCGCTCCCTGACATGCGGGATCAGGATGA encodes:
- a CDS encoding outer membrane beta-barrel protein translates to MTRLAHLHGLRASVAAMAFAACTAVPAHAQDTAVVTDQSQAQNTLPGSNVPEIRDDPYLRLRGDTTREDPVLNRVRRTSRMVENTDKGVPVLDRQRRFYDPVGVALGSFILFPAITATSNYTNNVFRQSNERSDGYLSTRAESVLRSNWSRHALTVDGFVQKDLHAEYTTENNFTYRARATGRTDILGSDSINMQLLHERVVQDRGGTGDIIVTRKPIRHDHTLAELGAKIGGRGRFIGKAVVRYSNNSYSNSVSPEGLPLVQRFRDNEEYGITGQLGYQLAASRSLFISLGQNMRRFSVDLGASRDVDTLEILGGIEGDVTPVIQGRFGVGYLRAKFVSANFNSQGGYGIDAQLDFLVTELTTVNFTARRSLRNVAGVNSSAAFTTIFKIGIDHELLRNVIISPSIAYETANYTDSDRSAKLFNGNLGARWFISPRFRANASAEFRKRNADGFAANRDFSSIDLAAGLTWQL
- a CDS encoding ABC transporter ATP-binding protein, which produces MVDKSGTFRALITLSRFLPTKRLRQLQLVMALMFVGAFAETMTIGAIAPFLGLITRPDLVAQTPIVAKVMVLMGWTDPTDLIVPLAIGFCIVVFVCGVVRVVLAYVNNKFSHRIGYDLGVQVYSGALHKPYSDHVLDNSSNAISGMNKVTQVVNNVIKPLMIGTSSLIIALFIIAAMMLVNFKVALTAAGLFGGIYFIVTLFTRQPLRRNSVKIAQSQTRRFQVLQEGIGGIRDVILDHAQAVYIRKFKIVDTTFKNAQAMNAFMGAAPRYVIESTGMIGMVLFATYVSGTPGGLIAAIPVLGALALGAQRLMPLLQQIFLTWSQVLGTHQELHDVIDLLQKSPVPPRKTEPTRRMSFEQAITFNGLSFRYTADGPMVLDAVDLKIPKGARIGFIGKTGSGKSTLIDLVMGLLEPTKGTIAIDGVALDSSNRAAWQRNIAHVPQTIFLVDDSIAANIAFGKEYPDIDMTAVARASLQAELAEHIESQPLGYDAKVGERGIRLSGGQRQRIGIARALYKQADVLVLDEATSALDSATEAAVMTAINALSRDLTILVIAHRLTTLAFCDTIIELDGGRIARIGSYADIVLSRANADQVET
- a CDS encoding glycosyltransferase produces the protein MSDGRWNFLQMALADVVMFHWPDCFFDPRRNDESRRKLLKMRVVKRVFGTKFVWIAHNATPHGATRRDPGSAAFVNQLDGIVHLCQAGWDIINTTYDVKPQTRQLITVHGRYDNAKPPLPCVAIADSSPVRLLGCGLLKPYKNFELAIDAMQRQLPEQARLRILGKDCDRQYVDMLHNKVRALPAVTLEAPSTLLEEEDILAAVDACDLFIIPYENILNSGAALLALSRNRPILAPDIGGLGELRDMVGSQWVYLYPGKLSPEILDDSLHWFRTTPRPKAPDLRGFAWDRVADDLDRFLDDL
- a CDS encoding IS110 family transposase; translation: MERSKSGALSMVNPRAAAIDIGSTMHMAAINPNADDNPVRAFGTFTGDLHDMARWFKTYGVTTVAMESTGVYWIPAYEVLEGHGFEVILVNARYAKNVPGRKTDVSDAAWLQRLHSYGLLRGSFRPEAGVATMRAYLRQRERLIEYAASHIQHMQKALMEMNVQLHHVVSDITGVTGMRIIRAIVSGERTPSMLAQMRDVRCHATIETICAALSGNWRDEHIFALGQSLALFDFYQTKVLECDRKLEIALKALEINEGHDVRQLPKVRTKRRQVNTPDFEVRSALYRVLGVDLTQIHGIGPSLALKLVGECGTDLAAWPSSKHFTSWLCLAPGNKISGGKLLSSKTRRSSSRAAALLRLAATTIGRSDTALGAFYRRLSARAGKAKAVTATARKIAVLFYNSLRHGMAYHDPGASQYEERYRSRVIGNLQRRAKAFGFILHEMPGEPDMAVS